From Sphingomonas bisphenolicum, one genomic window encodes:
- a CDS encoding adenosine kinase, translating into MTASAQVPPPALDVVAIGNAIVDVLARSDDAFLAEHALTKGGMQLIDADMAEALYADMPQAKEISGGSAANTLAGLAALGMKCGFIGQVNDDQLGAVFAHDVHALGIRFDTAVMHGEVPTARCLILVTPDAQRTMNTFLGASQFLPETAVDFDLIRSAKILYLEGYLWDPEQPRAAMRAAIDAARGAGRKVAFTLSDNFVIDRHRGDFIDLIDQGMIDILFSNEGEIQSLAQIDDFDKALARFADKVPVLVSTRSEKGAVAIVDGVRHEAPAAPVAQIVDTTGAGDLFAAGFLAAHIDGRSVEDALALGAAAAAEVISHWGARPEADLVVIRDALFA; encoded by the coding sequence GTGACCGCTTCCGCACAGGTTCCGCCCCCGGCGCTCGACGTTGTCGCGATCGGCAATGCCATCGTCGATGTGCTCGCCCGCAGCGACGACGCCTTCCTGGCCGAACATGCGCTGACCAAGGGCGGGATGCAACTGATCGACGCCGACATGGCCGAGGCCCTCTATGCCGACATGCCGCAGGCCAAGGAGATCAGCGGAGGCTCCGCCGCCAACACGCTGGCGGGCCTTGCCGCGCTGGGGATGAAATGCGGTTTCATTGGCCAAGTCAATGACGATCAGCTTGGTGCAGTGTTCGCCCATGACGTCCATGCCCTGGGCATCCGCTTCGACACAGCGGTGATGCATGGCGAAGTGCCGACCGCCCGTTGTCTGATCCTCGTGACCCCGGACGCCCAGCGGACGATGAACACATTTCTGGGCGCGTCGCAATTCCTGCCCGAAACGGCGGTCGATTTCGACCTGATCCGGTCGGCCAAGATCCTCTATCTCGAAGGCTATCTGTGGGATCCCGAGCAGCCGCGCGCGGCGATGCGGGCAGCGATCGACGCGGCGCGCGGGGCGGGCCGCAAGGTCGCTTTCACCCTGTCCGACAATTTCGTGATCGACCGCCATCGCGGCGACTTTATCGACCTGATCGATCAGGGGATGATCGATATCCTCTTCTCCAACGAGGGCGAGATTCAGTCGCTCGCCCAGATCGACGATTTCGACAAGGCGCTGGCCCGTTTCGCCGACAAGGTGCCGGTGCTGGTGTCGACCCGCAGCGAAAAGGGCGCCGTGGCGATCGTGGATGGCGTGCGGCATGAAGCGCCGGCCGCGCCGGTCGCGCAGATCGTCGACACGACCGGCGCGGGCGACCTGTTCGCCGCCGGCTTCCTGGCCGCCCATATCGACGGCCGCAGCGTCGAGGATGCGCTGGCGCTGGGCGCGGCCGCGGCCGCCGAGGTGATCTCGCACTGGGGCGCGCGGCCGGAAGCCGACCTCGTCGTGATCCGCGACGCGCTGTTCGCCTGA
- a CDS encoding ribose-phosphate pyrophosphokinase, translated as MKLMTGNSNKPLAAAIADYIEIPLTDASVRRFADEEVFVEIHENVRGEDVFVIQSTAYPTNDNLMELLIMIDALKRASAKRITAVVPYFGYARQDRKPGPRTPISAKLVANLITTAGADRVLSVDLHAGQIQGFFDIPTDNLFGAPVMSADIQARFGDKNIMVVSPDVGGVVRARALAKRLDNAPLAIVDKRRERAGESEVMNIIGDVKGRFCILIDDIVDSAGTLCNAAAALKAQGAEGVIAYVSHGVLSGGAVARVDASELLELVITDSIQGTEAVNTSQRIRHLPIAPLLGEAIKRIADESSVSSLFD; from the coding sequence ATGAAACTCATGACCGGCAATTCGAACAAGCCGCTTGCGGCCGCCATCGCCGACTATATCGAAATCCCCCTGACCGACGCCAGCGTCCGTCGCTTCGCCGACGAAGAAGTTTTCGTGGAAATTCATGAGAATGTCCGCGGCGAAGACGTGTTCGTGATCCAGTCGACGGCCTATCCGACCAACGACAATCTGATGGAATTGCTGATCATGATCGATGCGCTCAAGCGCGCGTCGGCCAAGCGAATCACCGCCGTCGTCCCCTATTTCGGCTATGCCCGCCAGGACCGGAAGCCAGGCCCGCGCACCCCGATCAGCGCCAAGCTGGTCGCCAACCTCATCACCACCGCCGGCGCCGACCGCGTCCTGTCGGTCGACCTGCACGCCGGGCAGATCCAGGGCTTTTTCGACATTCCGACCGATAACCTGTTCGGCGCGCCGGTGATGTCGGCCGACATCCAGGCGCGCTTCGGCGACAAGAATATCATGGTCGTGTCCCCCGACGTGGGCGGCGTGGTGCGCGCTCGCGCGCTGGCCAAGCGGCTCGACAACGCCCCGCTCGCCATCGTCGACAAGCGCCGCGAGCGCGCCGGCGAATCGGAAGTGATGAACATCATCGGCGACGTGAAGGGCCGTTTCTGCATCCTGATCGACGATATCGTCGATTCGGCCGGCACCCTGTGCAACGCCGCCGCCGCGCTCAAGGCGCAGGGCGCAGAGGGCGTGATCGCCTATGTCAGCCATGGCGTGCTGTCGGGCGGCGCAGTCGCACGCGTCGATGCGTCGGAACTGCTGGAACTGGTCATCACCGATTCGATCCAGGGCACCGAGGCGGTGAACACGTCCCAGCGCATCCGCCACCTGCCCATCGCCCCGCTGCTGGGCGAAGCGATCAAGCGCATCGCGGACGAGAGTTCGGTGTCCAGCCTGTTCGACTGA
- a CDS encoding VOC family protein codes for MSDAPFVMPGVTPHLTIADGRAGEAIAFYATAFGATEQSRHMADDGVRIMHAHLIVNDGGLMLNDHFHEMSHGEAVPPPAGVTLHLEVDDADTWWTRALDAGATIRFPLDNQFWGARYGQVIDPFGHIWSIGGPVKD; via the coding sequence ATGAGCGACGCACCCTTCGTCATGCCGGGGGTCACCCCGCATCTCACCATCGCCGACGGCCGGGCGGGCGAAGCGATCGCCTTCTACGCCACAGCCTTCGGCGCGACCGAACAATCGCGCCACATGGCCGACGACGGCGTCCGCATCATGCACGCCCACCTGATCGTCAACGATGGCGGGCTGATGCTGAACGACCATTTTCACGAGATGAGCCATGGCGAGGCCGTGCCGCCGCCGGCCGGGGTCACGCTGCATCTGGAAGTCGATGATGCCGATACATGGTGGACCCGCGCGCTCGACGCCGGCGCGACCATTCGCTTTCCGCTCGACAACCAGTTCTGGGGCGCACGCTACGGCCAGGTGATCGATCCGTTCGGCCATATCTGGTCGATCGGCGGCCCGGTGAAGGACTGA
- a CDS encoding EI24 domain-containing protein, translating into MVLTAALRAFPSIFHGAALRLLFKTLVLTLFLFTGLGAALWAAFHALRLHLGWGGGGFAEATATALLVVGAGWLLFRAVAMAVMGLFADDIVEAVERDSYPQAALAARPVGWARSLRFALASLARTLGWNLLALPAYMLLLVTGVGTIGLFLVLNAYLLGRDMADMVEPRHPALPPIPRSSRWLLGLVSALAFLIPLVNLLAPIWTAAMAVHMLLGRKTSA; encoded by the coding sequence ATGGTCCTGACCGCCGCCCTGCGCGCCTTTCCTTCCATTTTTCACGGCGCGGCGCTGCGTCTCCTGTTCAAGACGCTGGTGCTGACTTTGTTCCTGTTCACAGGATTGGGCGCCGCGCTCTGGGCCGCTTTTCATGCCCTGCGGCTCCATTTGGGCTGGGGCGGCGGCGGCTTTGCCGAAGCGACCGCCACGGCGCTGCTGGTGGTCGGCGCGGGGTGGCTGCTGTTCCGCGCAGTGGCGATGGCGGTGATGGGCCTGTTCGCCGACGACATCGTCGAAGCGGTGGAGCGCGACAGTTATCCGCAGGCGGCGCTCGCCGCCCGGCCGGTCGGCTGGGCGCGCAGCCTGCGCTTCGCCTTGGCCTCGCTGGCGCGCACGCTGGGCTGGAACCTGCTGGCGTTGCCCGCCTATATGCTGTTGCTGGTGACGGGGGTGGGGACCATCGGGCTGTTCCTGGTTCTGAACGCCTATCTGCTGGGCCGCGACATGGCCGACATGGTCGAGCCGCGTCATCCCGCCCTTCCGCCGATCCCGCGGAGCAGCCGGTGGCTTTTGGGGCTCGTTTCGGCGCTTGCGTTCCTGATCCCGCTGGTCAACCTGCTTGCGCCGATCTGGACCGCGGCTATGGCCGTGCATATGTTGCTCGGGCGAAAGACATCCGCATGA
- a CDS encoding AsmA family protein, translating to MADIDYPPNVAPSDGLHAHVRRARDRWRRLPLPVRIILGIVGILFALWLILFITKGRFLKGPFERILTSRLERQVRVGGDFQLYFAPLAIKFRAEGLHVANLPWASRPDLFRAELIDSRIAPLSLIFGAKYRVPWLELRGAAVDLEWSRDHKSNTWTFGDPDRKGEPLNLPLIRRALLAGTTLRYRDPVLQLATDIGFETVRAQDTRFAQDIRFSGQGMMRDRPFTLTGGLLSPNQTISRGKNALAARAVAGATVLEVSGTLPGATELEGSDLRLVTHGPNLGLLFDFLGVAIPDTRAYRFTSALTKAGEEWRFTHLKGHFGDSDLAGKMTVSLPRARLLIDADLATQKLDIIDVGPFIGYDPDRLAAQGAAGAVETVGGAPRILPDAPLRVEAIRNFDANVRYTMRTIRAPNLPVSNAAVTVKLDHSLLTLSPLTFDMSGGHVASDIEIDARHRPVRTTYDIRLSPTPMGKLLARWGVEESGTSGTVKGRVQMTGLGDTLHDSLGTANGRIAIILPAGSMWARNVQLSELDVGTFVTKMFSGKLKQPVEINCGLIAFTVRNGVAAADPILIDTKKNVMIGRGGFSFRNESLDLAFRADGKKISLFSGQSPVGINGYFAKPGIAVVSPELLTRGGAALALGVVGTPIASLLAFVDSGDAKGAACGPILAGASAQAQRTKGGQPRDDVGRGTTAKDEKGRGSKGEQKRQDKKFLGIF from the coding sequence CGCCCGCGACCGCTGGCGGCGTTTGCCGCTGCCGGTGCGAATCATTCTGGGGATCGTCGGTATCCTCTTCGCCTTGTGGCTGATCCTCTTCATCACCAAGGGCCGTTTCCTCAAGGGACCGTTCGAACGCATCCTGACCAGCCGGCTGGAACGGCAGGTGCGCGTGGGCGGCGACTTCCAGCTCTATTTCGCGCCCCTTGCCATCAAGTTCCGCGCCGAAGGGTTGCACGTCGCCAACCTGCCCTGGGCCAGCCGCCCCGACCTGTTCCGGGCCGAGCTGATCGACAGCCGCATCGCCCCGCTCAGTCTGATCTTCGGCGCCAAATATCGTGTGCCCTGGCTGGAACTGCGGGGCGCCGCCGTCGATCTGGAATGGTCGCGCGATCACAAGAGCAACACATGGACCTTCGGCGACCCCGACCGGAAGGGCGAGCCGCTCAACCTGCCGTTGATCCGGCGCGCGCTGCTGGCTGGCACGACGCTGCGCTATCGCGACCCCGTGCTGCAACTGGCAACCGACATCGGGTTCGAGACGGTGCGGGCGCAGGACACGCGATTTGCGCAGGACATCCGCTTTTCCGGCCAGGGTATGATGCGCGACCGGCCCTTCACCCTGACCGGCGGGTTGCTGTCCCCGAACCAGACGATCAGCCGTGGCAAGAACGCCCTGGCCGCGCGGGCGGTGGCGGGCGCGACCGTGCTGGAGGTCAGCGGCACCTTGCCCGGCGCGACCGAACTGGAGGGCAGCGACCTGCGCCTCGTCACCCACGGCCCCAATCTCGGCCTGTTGTTCGATTTCCTGGGCGTCGCCATCCCCGACACCCGTGCCTATCGCTTCACATCGGCCCTGACCAAGGCCGGCGAAGAATGGCGCTTCACCCATTTGAAAGGCCATTTCGGCGACAGCGACCTCGCCGGGAAGATGACCGTGTCGCTGCCCAGGGCGCGGCTCCTGATCGACGCCGACCTCGCCACGCAGAAGCTCGACATCATCGATGTCGGCCCGTTCATCGGCTATGACCCCGATCGTCTGGCGGCGCAGGGGGCGGCCGGCGCGGTGGAGACGGTCGGCGGCGCGCCCCGCATCCTGCCCGACGCCCCGCTGCGGGTCGAAGCGATCCGCAATTTCGACGCCAATGTCCGCTACACCATGCGCACCATCCGCGCGCCCAACCTGCCGGTGTCCAACGCAGCCGTCACGGTGAAGCTCGACCATAGCCTGCTCACGCTGTCGCCCTTGACCTTCGACATGTCCGGCGGTCATGTCGCGTCGGACATAGAGATCGACGCGCGTCATCGCCCCGTCCGCACGACCTACGACATCCGCCTGTCGCCCACCCCGATGGGCAAGCTGCTGGCGCGCTGGGGGGTGGAGGAATCGGGCACCAGCGGCACGGTCAAGGGGCGGGTGCAGATGACCGGGCTGGGCGATACATTGCATGATTCGCTCGGCACCGCGAACGGCCGCATCGCCATCATCCTGCCCGCCGGCTCGATGTGGGCGCGCAACGTCCAGCTGTCCGAACTGGATGTCGGCACGTTCGTCACCAAGATGTTTTCCGGCAAGTTGAAGCAGCCTGTGGAGATCAACTGCGGCCTGATCGCCTTCACCGTGCGCAACGGCGTGGCGGCGGCCGATCCGATCCTGATCGACACGAAGAAGAATGTGATGATCGGCCGCGGCGGCTTCTCGTTCAGGAATGAAAGCCTCGATCTTGCCTTCCGCGCCGACGGCAAGAAGATCAGCCTCTTTTCCGGCCAGTCGCCCGTCGGCATCAACGGCTATTTCGCAAAACCGGGCATCGCCGTGGTCAGCCCCGAACTGCTGACCCGTGGCGGCGCGGCGCTGGCGCTGGGCGTGGTCGGCACGCCGATCGCGTCTTTGCTGGCCTTCGTCGATTCCGGGGATGCCAAGGGCGCGGCCTGTGGCCCGATCCTGGCGGGTGCCAGCGCGCAGGCGCAGCGCACCAAGGGTGGCCAGCCGCGCGACGATGTCGGCCGCGGAACCACGGCCAAGGATGAGAAGGGCCGGGGCAGCAAGGGCGAGCAGAAGCGCCAGGACAAGAAATTCCTCGGCATCTTCTGA
- the gltX gene encoding glutamate--tRNA ligase, producing the protein MTVITRFAPSPTGHLHVGNIRAALHNWLWARKSGGQFLLRLDDTDLERSRPEYADSIRADLTWLGLHWDGEEKQSDRFALYEARFEALKASGHVYPAYETSQELDLRRKILLGRGLPPVYDRAALSLTAAQIAAYEAEGRTPHWRFKLDHDQPIVWTDLIRGDQRFDPKLLSDPVIRRADGSWLYMLPSVIDDIAMGVTHVLRGEDHVSNTATQIQMFTALGAPLPAFAHEALLTGSEGKLSKRLGSLGVAHFREIGLEAMSVASLLARLGSSQPIEPFAAMQPLIDSFDFAHFGRAPARFDEGELATLNQKIVHLLSYDAVADRLPVGVDAAAWAAIRPNLETVAGVADWWRIVTGPVDAPPPAEEDRDFLAAAHRILADAPFDADIWRTLTGALKDETGRKGKTLFLPLRRALTGLDHGPDMGQLLPLIGKDGALARLRR; encoded by the coding sequence ATGACCGTCATCACCCGCTTCGCCCCGTCGCCGACCGGCCACCTCCATGTCGGCAATATCCGCGCCGCGCTCCACAACTGGCTGTGGGCGCGCAAGAGCGGCGGGCAATTCCTGCTGCGCCTCGACGACACCGACCTGGAACGCTCGCGCCCGGAATATGCGGACTCGATCAGGGCCGACCTCACATGGCTCGGCCTCCACTGGGACGGCGAAGAAAAACAGTCCGATCGTTTCGCCCTCTACGAAGCGCGGTTCGAGGCGCTCAAGGCGTCGGGCCATGTCTATCCTGCCTATGAAACCAGCCAGGAACTGGACCTGCGCCGGAAAATCCTGCTCGGCCGGGGCCTGCCGCCGGTCTATGACCGTGCTGCCCTGTCGCTGACCGCCGCTCAGATCGCCGCGTACGAGGCCGAAGGTCGCACGCCGCACTGGCGTTTCAAGCTGGACCATGACCAGCCGATCGTCTGGACCGACCTGATCCGGGGCGACCAGCGCTTCGACCCGAAATTGCTGTCCGACCCGGTGATCCGCCGTGCCGACGGTAGCTGGCTCTACATGCTCCCTTCGGTGATCGACGATATCGCCATGGGCGTCACCCATGTCCTGCGCGGCGAGGATCATGTCTCCAACACCGCCACCCAGATCCAGATGTTCACGGCCCTGGGCGCACCGCTCCCGGCCTTCGCCCATGAAGCGCTGCTGACCGGCAGCGAGGGCAAATTGTCGAAGCGCCTCGGCTCGCTCGGCGTCGCCCATTTCCGCGAAATCGGCCTCGAAGCCATGAGCGTCGCATCCCTGCTCGCCCGCCTCGGCAGTTCGCAGCCGATCGAGCCGTTCGCCGCCATGCAGCCGCTGATCGACAGTTTCGACTTCGCCCATTTCGGCCGCGCGCCCGCGCGCTTCGACGAAGGGGAACTGGCGACCCTCAACCAGAAGATCGTCCATCTCCTGTCCTATGACGCGGTGGCCGACCGCCTGCCTGTTGGCGTGGACGCTGCCGCATGGGCCGCGATCCGCCCCAATCTGGAGACGGTGGCAGGCGTGGCGGACTGGTGGCGGATCGTCACCGGACCCGTGGATGCGCCTCCGCCAGCGGAAGAGGACCGCGATTTCCTTGCCGCCGCCCACCGCATCCTTGCCGATGCCCCCTTCGACGCCGACATCTGGCGTACGCTGACGGGCGCGCTCAAGGATGAAACCGGACGCAAGGGCAAGACGCTCTTCCTTCCCCTGCGCCGCGCGCTGACCGGACTGGATCACGGCCCCGACATGGGGCAGCTTCTGCCGTTGATCGGCAAGGATGGGGCATTGGCGCGCCTCCGACGCTGA
- a CDS encoding NAD+ synthase: MTDKLVIALAQMTQSVGDLKANADAMLAWRARAQGADLIVYPELQLIGYPPEDLVLKPALVDQANYQLDRLAQETADGGPAMLVGTVVASQGVLFNVVALLDNGAVTAIRQKRELPNYGTFDEKRLFAPGPLPAPIDFKGVKIGVPICEDIWFPFVTAHLRSEGAEILISPNGSPYEVDKDDRRLNAVAGTRVRETGLPLVYLNRVGGQDELVFDGASFVMNGDLTLAQQLPDWEEALVLTQWEKWDGQWVCLPGEQHDLDPRPADIYNAMVLGLRDYVNRNRFPGVVLGLSGGIDSALSAAVAVDALGPDRVWCVMMPSRFTSQDSLDDAVECARLLGVRYDTIPIEPAVTAFDTMLAPVFEGRQRDLTEENIQSRIRGVTLMALSNKYGHMLLTTGNKSEMSVGYATIYGDMAGGYSVLKDAYKTTVFDLCRWRNENVPSLGLGIGPEGPVMPERVITKPPSAELRDNQRDDDSLPPYEILDPILYGLVEEELSVDKLVERGFEKETVARIERLLYIAEYKRRQSPPGVKLGIRNFGRDRRYPITNGFRTI, from the coding sequence ATGACCGACAAACTCGTGATCGCGCTTGCGCAGATGACCCAGTCCGTGGGCGACCTGAAGGCCAATGCCGACGCCATGCTGGCATGGCGCGCCCGCGCGCAGGGCGCCGACCTCATTGTCTATCCCGAACTCCAGTTGATCGGCTACCCGCCCGAAGATCTGGTGCTCAAGCCCGCCCTGGTCGACCAGGCCAATTACCAGCTCGACCGGCTGGCGCAGGAAACCGCCGATGGCGGCCCGGCGATGCTGGTCGGCACGGTGGTCGCTTCGCAGGGCGTTCTCTTCAACGTCGTCGCCCTGCTGGACAATGGCGCGGTCACCGCGATCCGGCAGAAGCGCGAGCTGCCCAATTACGGCACCTTCGATGAAAAGCGCCTGTTCGCCCCCGGACCGCTGCCCGCGCCGATCGATTTCAAGGGCGTAAAGATCGGCGTGCCGATCTGCGAGGATATCTGGTTCCCCTTCGTCACCGCGCATCTGCGCAGCGAAGGCGCCGAAATCCTCATCAGCCCCAATGGCAGTCCCTATGAGGTGGATAAGGACGATCGCCGTCTGAACGCCGTCGCCGGCACCCGCGTGCGCGAAACCGGCCTGCCGCTCGTCTATCTCAACCGCGTCGGCGGGCAGGACGAACTGGTGTTCGACGGCGCCTCCTTCGTGATGAACGGCGACCTGACGCTCGCCCAGCAGCTCCCCGACTGGGAAGAGGCGCTGGTGCTGACGCAATGGGAGAAATGGGACGGCCAGTGGGTCTGCCTGCCCGGCGAGCAGCATGACCTCGATCCGCGCCCGGCCGACATCTACAACGCCATGGTCCTGGGCCTGCGCGACTATGTGAACCGCAACCGCTTCCCCGGCGTGGTGCTGGGGCTTTCGGGCGGCATCGATTCCGCCTTGTCCGCCGCGGTCGCCGTCGATGCGCTCGGCCCCGACCGGGTCTGGTGCGTGATGATGCCTTCGCGCTTCACCAGTCAGGACAGCCTGGACGACGCCGTAGAATGCGCCCGCCTGCTCGGCGTCCGCTATGACACCATCCCGATCGAACCCGCCGTCACGGCCTTCGACACGATGCTGGCACCCGTCTTCGAGGGTCGCCAGCGCGACCTGACCGAAGAGAATATCCAGTCGCGCATTCGCGGTGTGACGCTGATGGCCCTGTCCAACAAATATGGCCATATGCTGCTGACCACCGGCAACAAGAGCGAGATGTCGGTCGGCTATGCCACCATCTATGGCGACATGGCGGGCGGCTATTCGGTACTGAAGGACGCCTATAAGACCACCGTTTTCGACCTGTGCCGCTGGCGCAACGAAAATGTCCCGTCGCTCGGTCTTGGCATCGGGCCGGAAGGTCCGGTGATGCCCGAACGGGTCATCACCAAGCCGCCCAGCGCCGAACTGCGCGACAATCAGCGCGATGACGACAGCCTGCCGCCCTATGAGATTCTCGATCCGATCCTCTACGGACTGGTCGAGGAGGAATTGTCGGTCGACAAGCTGGTCGAGCGCGGGTTCGAGAAGGAAACGGTCGCCCGGATCGAGCGGCTGCTCTATATCGCCGAATATAAGCGTCGCCAGTCGCCGCCCGGCGTGAAGCTAGGCATCCGCAATTTCGGCCGCGACCGTCGCTACCCGATCACCAACGGCTTTCGTACGATATAG
- a CDS encoding VOC family protein, translated as MPGSPVIPCLRYADAPAAIDFLCAAFGFARHAVYPDEADPAIIHHAQLVLGDGMVMLGSVKDMEGESLYTWSTVRDLGGITACVYVVVPDPDAHCLHARNEGAVVVQEPQDNDGYPGRGYTALDPEGNVWSFGSYDPWTPIPD; from the coding sequence ATGCCCGGTTCGCCCGTCATCCCATGCCTGCGCTATGCCGACGCCCCCGCCGCGATCGATTTCCTGTGCGCGGCCTTCGGCTTTGCGCGCCACGCCGTCTATCCCGACGAGGCCGACCCCGCCATCATCCATCATGCCCAGTTGGTGCTGGGCGACGGCATGGTGATGCTGGGCAGCGTCAAGGACATGGAGGGCGAGTCGCTCTACACCTGGTCCACCGTCCGCGACCTGGGCGGCATCACGGCCTGCGTCTATGTCGTCGTGCCCGATCCCGACGCCCATTGCCTCCACGCCCGCAACGAAGGCGCGGTCGTGGTGCAGGAGCCGCAGGACAATGACGGCTATCCCGGTCGCGGCTACACCGCGCTCGATCCCGAAGGCAATGTCTGGAGCTTCGGCAGCTACGATCCCTGGACGCCGATCCCCGATTAA
- a CDS encoding inositol monophosphatase family protein: MTTRDDLALANRLADAAGAAIRPFFRARYDTEIKADKSPVTEADRAAEAAIRAILEQERPGDGIIGEEYGSVREDAERVWILDPIDGTRSFIAGRPIFGTLIALTQAGWPTIGIIDQPIARERWAGMSGQPTTFNGKPVRTRACKALEGAGIATTSPHLFGEGDVPHYMALVAAVSGGSPRQGPVYGGDCYNYGLLASGFLDIVIESGLQSYDFAALVPVVEGAGGLMCDWNGEPLTAESEGHVLALGDPARLEDVLEALGSAPEHHHHDH, encoded by the coding sequence ATGACCACCCGCGACGACCTGGCCCTCGCCAACCGCCTTGCCGACGCCGCCGGCGCCGCCATCCGTCCCTTTTTCCGCGCCCGCTACGACACCGAGATCAAGGCGGACAAATCGCCGGTGACGGAGGCCGACCGCGCCGCCGAAGCCGCGATCCGCGCGATCCTGGAACAGGAACGGCCGGGCGACGGCATCATCGGCGAGGAATATGGATCGGTGCGCGAGGATGCCGAGCGGGTGTGGATACTCGACCCGATCGACGGCACGCGCAGCTTCATCGCCGGGCGGCCGATCTTCGGCACGCTGATTGCGCTGACGCAGGCGGGGTGGCCGACCATCGGCATCATCGACCAGCCGATCGCGCGGGAACGCTGGGCCGGGATGAGCGGGCAGCCGACCACCTTCAACGGCAAGCCGGTGCGCACCCGCGCGTGCAAGGCGCTGGAGGGCGCAGGCATCGCCACCACCAGCCCGCATCTGTTCGGCGAGGGCGACGTGCCCCATTATATGGCGCTGGTCGCCGCGGTGTCGGGTGGCTCGCCGCGCCAGGGTCCGGTCTATGGCGGGGACTGCTATAATTACGGCCTGCTGGCGTCGGGATTCCTCGACATCGTCATCGAATCGGGCCTGCAAAGCTACGACTTCGCCGCTTTGGTGCCGGTGGTCGAGGGGGCTGGCGGGCTGATGTGCGACTGGAACGGCGAGCCGCTGACAGCCGAGAGCGAAGGCCATGTGCTGGCGCTGGGCGATCCGGCGCGGCTGGAGGATGTGCTGGAGGCGCTGGGCAGCGCGCCGGAGCATCATCATCACGACCATTAA
- a CDS encoding O-acetyl-ADP-ribose deacetylase — translation MIVGATRWDVVTGDITSCATDAIVNAANNSLLGGGGVDGAIHRAAGPDLLAECRTIGGCPTGEARITRGHGLPARYVIHTVGPVWQGGGQGECGLLANCYAHALGLARHHALRSIAFPAISTGIYGFPKPLAAATAADAVRDALRLHPDAFDHILFVCFDESTTGLFDLAVRNAAPID, via the coding sequence ATGATCGTCGGCGCGACCCGCTGGGATGTGGTGACGGGCGACATCACAAGCTGCGCGACCGACGCGATCGTCAACGCCGCCAATAACAGCCTGCTGGGCGGCGGCGGGGTCGACGGCGCCATCCACCGCGCCGCCGGGCCGGACCTGCTCGCCGAATGCCGCACCATCGGCGGCTGTCCGACCGGGGAGGCGCGGATTACCCGCGGCCATGGCCTGCCCGCCCGCTATGTCATCCACACGGTCGGGCCGGTCTGGCAGGGCGGGGGGCAGGGCGAATGCGGGCTCCTGGCCAACTGCTATGCCCACGCACTCGGCCTGGCGCGGCATCATGCCCTGCGTAGCATCGCCTTTCCGGCCATCTCGACCGGCATTTACGGTTTCCCCAAGCCCCTTGCCGCCGCGACGGCCGCCGATGCCGTGCGGGACGCGTTGCGCCTGCATCCCGATGCGTTCGACCATATTCTCTTCGTCTGCTTCGACGAATCGACCACCGGCCTGTTCGACCTCGCCGTCAGGAACGCCGCCCCGATCGATTAA